GCGAAGGGGCACGCGAGCAGGCCCATGGCCGCACAGAGGACGGACGCCTGGAGCAGGACCGCCGTCACGGTGTGGCGGCGGTCGCGTGGTCGCCGCCGGCCGCGGGCCCAGGGCCGTCCGCGGCCGCCCGCTTGCCCGCGCGTTCGATCTCGTCACGTTCCTGGGCGATCTCGCGGCCCAGGAAGTAGTTGAGGGCGGTCCGGATCGCGGCGATGGCGGCCAGTTGGCCGATCTCGGCGAAGCTCGGCGCGACGGCGGTCCGCAGCACGTCACCGGCGAGCTGGAACTCCAGCCCCAGCACGAGGAACCGCCCGAGCCGCAGCCGGATCCGGTTGAACGCCCCGGTCCGCGCCCGGTCACGCGCCATGCCGAGGACGAACTGCGCGAAGGCCCACGCCGCCCCGACGAAGATGATCAGCGCACCGGCCGACTCGACCAGCCGCACCAGCAGCCCGATCGCCTCACGCAGGTCCTCCTCGGGCAACAGGTCGAGGGAAAGAGTCATAGACCCCGGCGTACCCCCCGATCCGGCTTCCCCCACCCCGACGCGCCCGACACCCCCGGTCACACGACCCCACCCGGCCCCGCACCCCCTCGCCCCGGACCCGCGTGCCGCGGGGACGGGTGATGTGGCCAGTACCGACCGGCAGCGTCAACTCGCCTGGTGCGCGACCCGGATGGGAGGGCGCAAGCCTGCCGGCGGGCGAGATCATGAGGCATGCGACCGGACGACTGGCACCTCACCGAAGACGTCGACGACTTCCTCGCCCGCGCCGGGGACTTCCTGCGTTCGCGGCCCGCCCTGCACACCATGCCGCTGACGGTGACCGAGAAGCTGCGGACGGGCGGGGCGGGCGCACACGGCGCCGGGGTCCCCCTCTTCGGCCGGCTGGAGCGGGCGGGGGAGGTCCGCGCCGCGTTCTACCGGCTCCCGTCCCGTGGCCTGAGCCTCACCCCGCTCACCGCCGAGCACGCCGACGCCCTCGCCGCCCACCTGGCCGCGCTCGGGCACTCCCTCCCCTACGTCAGCGCGGACCACGGCACCGCCACCGCTTTCACCGAGGCGTGGCGGCGGCACACCGGCGCGGCGCCGACGCATCGCAAGCGGATCCGGCTGTACCGTCTCGGCACGCTCACCCCGCCGGAGCGTTGCCCGGAAGGTCGGGGGCGGGTCGCCGGCCAGGAGGACCACGAGCACGTGGTCCGTTGGTGCGGCGAGTTCTGCGATGCCGTCGGAGAGGCCCCCGCCGTGGACGCCGCCTCCTGGGCCGGCTCCCGCTTCGCCGACAAGCGGTTCACGTTCTGGGAGACCCCGGACGGCACTCCCGTCTCCCTGGCGGGCTCGACGGCGATGGTCGGCGGCATGGTCCGGGTGGACCCCGTCCACACCCCGGCCCACCTCCGGGGCCGCGGCTACGCGGGAGCGGTGACGGTCGAGGTGAGCAGGGCCGCGCTGGCCGCGGGCGCGACGGACGTCCTCCTGTTCGCGGACCCCGCCAACCCCACCAGCAACGGCCTCTACCGGCGCATCGGATACGGTCCGCTCACCGACTGGGCGGTGTACGACTTCGCATGACCCGCCCCACGACACCGCCGGCCCCTCCTCACCGGGGCCGGCCCGGGGCGGCCGGCGCACCGCCCCCATGGTGCCGGGCCGGTCCTGCCCAGCGCCCCGTGTGGGCCACGGCCCCCGCACCCGACCGGGGGCCGGTACGCTGTACCCGCCCTGCCCCAGGCGGGCGGAGCGAGGTGGGTTGCCCGAGCGGCCTAAGGGAACGGTCTTGAAAACCGTCGTGGCGCGAGTCACCGTGGGTTCAAATCCCACACCCACCGCGTGGTGGGACGGCCCCTGACCAGGTACACGGTTGGGGGCCGTTCGCGTGCTGGTGCGCTGTCGTCATCCGCTGTTCCCCGTCGCTCCCCGCTTGAGAGGGCACGTAGCGGGCACGGCACACTGGGCGTGTCCGCATCGGCGGGTCTGGCTGGGGGAATCGTGAGCAAGGGGTGGCCTGAGCGTTGGTGGACGACGGCTCTTGTTGCCGTGGGGTTGACCGGCATCGTGGCCTACGACGTTTGGTGGGTCGCGGGGATCCTCGCAGAGCCAGTCGTGGACTGGTGGGAACTCCTTGGACCGTGCCTGGGGGGAACCTGGTTCGCTGGCCTGGCGGCGTCGGCTGCCCATCGTGCGATCACCCTCCGCAGGAACGCACGAACCGCAGACGCCGAGGCGCAGGCTGGCGCCTGAGATCGTGTGCATCGATCCGTCGAGTCGCCTGTGAGTACCCATCAGCCTCTGATCCACCACGTCGGGCACGACCTGGAACAGTTGTCTTGACGGGTCGCGGCTCCTCGCCCACCGGACCTACGCCGGATGCAGCGAGCCTTCACCACCCAACCCACCACTCACCCCGGATCCCATCCCGTCGGCCATGGACCCGCACACCGTGGAGTGGGCGTCGTGTGCCCGGTGCCGTGTCGGCTGGGCTTCGCCGGGGTCGGTGGCAGAAGGGAGGGGAGTTCCCGGCCTCCGCCCTCCACGGCCGGCACTCGCGTACGGGGCCCCCGCCATCCGGTCGGGCGGCTCGTTCTCGGGGGTTGCGTGGGAGGGTGGGGGTGTGAGGCTTGAGGATCTGGTGCGGCTGCGTCGTGCCCGGGACGTGATGGACCGGGAGTACGCGCGGCCGCTGGACGTGCCGACGCTGGCGCGTGGCGCCCACATGTCGCCGGGGCACTTCTCCCGCACCTTCCGCGCCGCCTACGGGGAGACGCCGTACGGCTACCTCATGACCCGGCGCGTCGAACGGGCGAAGGCGCTGCTGCGGCGCGGGGACCTGAGCGTGACGGAGGTCTGCTTCGCCGTCGGGTGCACCTCGCTCGGGTCGTTCAGTTCGCGCTTCACCGAGCTGGTCGGCGAGACACCGAGCGCGTACCGGGCCCGCCGGCACGACGCGGGTGCCGCCGTCCCCGCGTGCGTGGCCAAGGTCCTGACGCGACCCGTGCGGAACGGCGTACCGGTCAGGAACGGTGAACCGGTCAGGAACGGAGAAGCGGAATCCACCGCCGCCTCGTAGCGTCGACGGCATGGACATCAAGCTTTCCCAGTGCTTCATCGCCGTCGACGACCACGACAAGGCGCTCGCCTTCTACCGTGACGCCCTCGGGCTGGAGGTGCGCAACGACGTCGCGTTCGAGGGCATGCGGTGGGTGACCGTCGGTTCGTCCGAGCAGCCGGACGTGGAGATCGTCCTCGAACCGCCGCTCGCCGACCCCAACGCCTCCCCGGCGGACCGGCAGGTGATGGCGGAGATGTTGGCCAAGGGCCAGCTCCGAGGCGTGATCTTCTCCACCGGCGACTGCGACGCGACCTTCGAACGGGTGCGGGCGGCCGGCGCCGAGGTGCTCCAGGAGCCCATCGACCAGCCTTACGGCGTCCGTGACTGCGCCTTCCGCGACCCGGCGGGCAACATGGTGAGGGTCACCCAGTCGCGTACGCGCTGAATACCCGAATTCCGGTCGGGGCGGGATTTCCCGTCGGCACGCACCCGGCTGACTGACCGCAACGCGTCGCGGCGGCTCCCGGAACCGTGAGGATTCCGGGAGCCGCCGCTGTGGTGCGTCGGATGCGTCGTCCGCGGTGGGTGTCAGCCCTTCAGGGACGCGTGCGCGACCGTGTTGGTGGGCCACCAGAAGTCGGCCGCTCCGGCCTGAGCGAAGGAACCCGTCCCCGCGTTGGACGCGCGGTACGTCCAGCCCTTGTTCGCCTTGAGGGTCACGGTGGGCGTGCGACAGGTGTTGACCTTGGTGCACGCCTTGCCCTTGGTCACGAACTGCTTTCCGTTGTTGCCGGACAGCGCGATCGTGGGCCGCATGATCTTGATCTTCGCCTGCTTGCAGTCCTGCTGCGCGTAGGCGTGGACCTTGCCGGCTGACTTCCACACGTAGACCGTGTTGGTGCAGCCGTAGTACGCCTTGCCGGTGCCCTTGACCGGTGCGGCGTGGGCCGTCGTCGCCGACGCCATGACGCAGGCGAGGACCGCCCCGCCGACGCCCAGGGCTCGCTTGAAGTTCTTCACTTGTCTCCCGTTTCCGTCGTGCCGCGAGTTCCGTCCGGTCGATGTGTGACGGGTCGCGGTTTGACCCCGTGAAGTTATCCGAAGGCCTTGCGGTGGCTCAATGCATTTGAGCCTCCCGTGAGGTTCCGATGAAAAGTCGAAGAATCAACGAATTGCTTCCGAATGGGAATTGCGGGGGTGGGTGCGGGGACGGGTGTGCCGCCTCCGGCTGTGTGGATGGCGAGAGCATTCTCGTTCGTACTAGTGCGATAAATGCTTGCAGCTAGTGCAACGTTCGGTTAGGTTGCCGTCATGCCTGCCACTCGCCCCACCTCCACCACCCTGGTCGGACGACACGTCCGCCTGGAGCCGCTCACCGCCGACCACCTGGGCGACCTGTTCGCCGCCGGCGGGCGGGACGAGGAGGTGTGGCGGTGGCAGGGTGGGCCCGCGCCGCGCTCCGAGGCGGAGCTCGCGGAGAAGCTCGACGCGGTGCTGGAGGCTGCCGAGCGCGGTGAGTACGTGCCGTTCGCCGTGGTGCACCGCGCCGACGGGCGAGCCGTGGGGTGGACCTGCTACCTGGACATCGACGCGGACGACGAGCGACTGGAGATCGGCTGGACCTGGTACGGCCGTGCGTACTGGCGCACCGCCGTGAACACGGAGGCCAAGCTGCTCCTGCTCACCCACGCCTTCGACGACTTGGGCATGGGCCGCGTGCAGCTGAAGACCGACCACCTCAACCAGCGCTCCCAGGCGGCCATCGCCCGGCTCGGCGCCCGCCGGGAGGGCGTGCTGCGCCGACACCGCCGCCGGCCCGACGGCACCTGGCGCGACAGTGTGTACTTCTCCCTCCTCGCCGACGAGTGGCCGGAGGCGAAGGCGCGGCTCGCCGCCCGCCTCTGACCGCCCGGGCCCGTCCCGGGTCTCACGGGTACGCGCCCGGGCCCGTCCCGGGCCCCTCGCCCGGCGCCCACGCCCGTCCCGGGAGGCCCGCCCACGCCAGTACCCCGAAACCCGCCGCGCGTGCCCGTGCGTCCTTCCCGCCATGGACACGATCCGTGACGCCCTGCGACAGCTTCTGCTCTTCGGGCTGCTCCAGCTCCGCTGCTGCGCCTTCGCCCTCGCGCTCGTCGGCGGGATCGCCGTCTCCGGGCTGCTGCCGGAGCTGCCGGTCGCGCGGTACGACCTGGTCCTGGCGTACGGTGTGCTGCTCGCCGTCGTCGCCCGGTGGGTGGGGTGGGACACCGCCCGGGACACCGGTGTCATCGCGGCCTGCCACCTCATCGGGTTGGCCTTCGAGCTGGTCAAGGTGCGGCTCGGCTCCTGGGCCTATCCCGAGGACGCCGTCACGAAGATCGCCGGGGTGCCGCTGTACGGCGGATTCCTGTACGCCGCCGTCGGCAGCTACGTCTGCCGCGCCTGGCACCTGTTCGACCTGCGGGTCTCCGGCTACCGCGCCACCGCGACCACCGCCGTCGCGGCCGCCGTGTACGTCAACTTCTTCACCCACCACTGGCTCCCGGACGCCCGCTGGGTCCTCGCCGCCGGCCTCCTCGCCGTCACCGCCGGTGCGTGGGTCCGGTACACCGTCGGTGGGCGGAGCCACCGCATGCCCCTCGGGCTCTCCTTCGTCCTGATCGGCTTCTTCCTGTGGGTCGCCGAGAACGCCGCCACCTACGTCGGGGCCTGGAGCTACCCGCACCAGTTGAACGGCTGGCAGCCGGTCGCCCTGACGAAGTTCGGCGCGTGGGCGCTGCTGATCAGCGTGACGTTCGTCCTGGTCGAACGGACCCGGCGGCGCGGCGCCGAAGCCGCTCCGACCCGGAGCGGCGCTCCGGCGGCCGGTATCCCGGCACACCGCCGACGCCTGCGGAACCCCGACCGGGTGGCCGCCGCCCCTCCACCTTCAGGAGGTGGGGCCCGCACCACCCCTACAACCTGAGGGGGACCCGCTTTCGGGACCTGGGGGCGATCCCCCGCGAGGCGGCCGCTCCTAGCGTGGTCCGTATGACCGCGACTACTGGCCCCGTCTGCGCCGGAGCCTCCACGGCCGCCACCGGGTACCCGTGCTTCTCCTCGTACGTACGGGCCCGGGGGCCCCTCCTGCTGCGCACCGCCCGGTCGCTCACCGCGAACCCGAGCGACGCCGAGGACCTGCTCCAGACGGCGCTGACCAAGACGTTCGTCGCCTGGGAGCGCATCGAGGACCACCGCGCCCTCGACGGCTACGTGCGCCGCGCGCTCGTCAACACCCGCACGTCGCAGTGGCGCAAGCGCAAGGTCGACGAGTTCGCGTGCGAGGAGCTGCCCGAGCCGCACGGCGTGCCCGAGCCGGACCCGGCCGAGCGGCAGGTCCTGCACGACGCGATGTGGCGCGCGGTCATGCGGCTGCCCGACCGCCAGCGGGCCATGGTCGTCCTCCGGTACTACGAGGACCTGAGCGAGGCGCAGACGGCGGCGCTGCTCGGGGTCTCCGTGGGCACGGTCAAGAGCGCCGTCTCCCGCGCACTCGGCAAACTCCGGGACGACCCGGAGCTCGCGCCGGTACGGTGACGCGGAGGGGTACCCGCACGTCACGGCTCGGTCCCCGTACGGGGGCGCACGGCGTGGCCCCGTACGGCACCGCACGGCGCGGCGCGGCCCCCCGGCACGGTGCCCGATCGGACTCCGCGCGGGATGTTTCACGTGAAACGGCGAACCTTCAGGTAGTGACATACCGCTTGGTATGTGCGCAGAATCTCCACACCACACTGCCGCGAAGCGAGCGCCCACCGGGAGGACGCCGTGCTCAGCACCATGCAGGACGTACCGCTGACCGTGACCCGTATCCTGCACCACGGGATGTCGATCCACGGCACGTCTCAGATCACCACCTGGACCGGCGGACCGGAGCCGCAGCGGCGCAGCTTCGCCGAGACGGGCGCCCGGGCCACGCAGCTGGCCAACGCCCTGCGCGACGAACTGGGGGTCACCGGCGACGACCGGGTGGCGACCCTCATGTGGAACAACGCCGAGCACGTCGAGGCGTACCTGGCGATCCCCTCCATGGGCGCGGTCCTGCACACGCTCAACCTGCGCCTGCCCGCCGAGCAGCTGATATGGATCGTCAACCACGCGGCCGACAAGGTCGTCCTGGTCAACGGCAGCCTCCTCCCCCTCCTGGCCCCCCTGCTGCAGCACCTGCCGACGGTCGAGCACGTCGTCGTCTCCGGCGCCGGTGACCGCTCCGTCCTGGCGGGCGCCGCGCCGCGCGTCCACGACTACGACGAGCTCATCGCCGACCGGCCCACCACCTTCGACTGGCCCGAGCTGGACGAACGCCAGGCCGCCGCCATGTGCTACACCTCGGGCACCACCGGCGACCCGAAGGGCGTCGTCTACTCCCACCGCTCGGTCTACCTGCACTCGATGCAGGTCAACATGGCCGAGTCCATGGGGCTGACCGACCGCGACACGACGCTCGTCGTCGTCCCGCAGTTCCACGTCAACGCCTGGGGCCTGCCGCACGCCACCTTCATGACCGGCGTGAACATGCTGATGCCGGACCGCTTCCTCCAGCCGGCCCCGCTCGCCGAGATGATCGAGAAGGAGCGGCCCACGCACGCCGCCGCCGTGCCGACCATCTGGCAGGGCCTGCTCGCCGAGGTCACCGCCAACCCGCGCGACCTCTCCTCCATGGCCTCCGTCACCATCGGCGGCGCCGCCTGCCCGCCCTCCCTCATGGAGGCGTACGACAAGCTCGGCGTCCGCCTCTGCCACGCCTGGGGCATGACGGAGACGTCCCCGCTCGGCACGATGGCCCTTCCGCCGGCGGGACTGACCGCCGAGGAGGAGTGGCCGTACCGCATCACGCAGGGCCGCTTCCCGGCCGGTGTCGAGGCCCGACTCGTCGGACCGGGCGGCGACATCCTGCCGTGGGACGGCGAGTCGGCGGGCGAGCTGGAGGTCCGCGGCCCGTGGATCGCCGGCGCGTACTACGGCGGCTCGACCGGCGAACCGCTGCGGCCCGACGACAAGTTCAGCGCGGACGGCTGGCTCAAGACGGGTGACGTCGGCATCATCAGCCCGGACGGGTTCCTGACCCTCACCGACCGCGCGAAGGACGTCATCAAGTCGGGCGGCGAATGGATCTCGTCGGTCGAGCTGGAGAACGCCCTGATGGGCCACCCGGCCGTCGCCGAGGCCGCCGTCGTGGCCGTCCCCGACGACCGGTGGGGCGAGCGCCCGCTCGCGACGGTGGTCCTCAAGGAGGGCGCCGAGACGGACTACGTGGCGCTGCGGGCGTTCCTCGCGGAGGCCGGCGTCGCGCGGTGGCAGCTGCCGGAGCGCTGGGCGATCATCCCGGCGGTGCCCAAGACCAGTGTCGGCAAGTTCGACAAGAAGGTGATCCGCAGGCAGTACGCGGAGGGCGAGTTGGACGTCACCCAGCTCTGACCCGTACCGCGCGGGTCGGTGGGTGGTGAGGAGGGGCGGGCCGGGCCCGCCCCTCCTCCCGCGCCGCCTCCCCGGGTCCCGCGTTTCCGGTGGCCCCGGGTCCGGTGGCCGCCGATTCCGGTCTCGTCACCGTGAACCGACGTCACCGCGAACCGGCGTCACCGCGAGGCCGCGTCTCACCGTGAGACCGCCGCGTCCCCCGTGCGGTGGGGGACCGGCGTCAGTTGGTGCCGATCTTCGCGAGCAGGTCGACGATCCGCGACTGCACCTCGGCGCTCGTCGACCGTTCCGCCAGGAACAGCACCGTCTCGCCGGACGCCAGCTTCGGCAGCTCCGCCGCGTCGAGCCCCGCCGAGGTGTAGACGACCAGCGGGGTGCGGTTCAGATGCCCGTTGGCGCGCAGCCAGTCGATGATCCCGGCCCGCCTGCGCCGCACCTGCATCAGGTCCATGACGACGAGGTTCGGCCGCAGCCGGGTGGCGAGCGCCACCGCGTCGGTGTCGGCCGCGGCCCGCTGCACCTGCATGCCGCGCCGCTCCAGCGCCGCCGCCAGCGCGTGGGCGATCTCGTCGTGCTCCTCGATCAGCAGGACCCGCGACGGGTGCTGGTCGCTGTCGCGCGGCGCCAGCGCCTTGAGGAGTACGGCCGGGTCGGCGCCGTACGCCGCCTCCCGCGTCGCCTGGCCGAGTCCGGCCGCCAGCAGTACCGGCACCTCGGCGGCGACGGCCGCCTGGCGCAGCGACTGCAGGGCCGTCCGCGTGATCGGTCCGGTCAGCGGGTCGACGAACAGAGCCGCCGGGAACGCCGCGATCTGCGCGTCCACCTCCTCGCGGGAGTGCACGATCACCGGCCGGTACCCGCGGTCGCTCAGCGCCTGCTGCGTGGCGACGTCCGGCGCCGGCCACACGAGGAGCCGGCGGGGGTTGTCCAGCGGCTCGGGCGGCAGCTCGTCGTCGACGGGGCGCGGCGGCGGCTGGTTGGCGACCTCGACGGCGCCGCCGGGGCCGTCCAGCGGTTCGGGGCCCTCGTCCGCGCCCTCGTCGGGTGCCCCTATCTCGTACGCGCGCCCTTCCGTGGCGGGCGCGGCGAGACGCTGCTGCGCCGGTGGCTGGGGGGCGGCGGGCTGCTGGACCGGCGGCTGCTGTCCGGGGAGTGCCGCCGGAGCGGTCGCGTCCGTCGTGGGCTGCGGGTCGGTCTCCGGGGGAGTGGCCAGCTTGCGGCGCCGCCCGGAACCGGTGCCCTGCGCGGGCGTCTGGGGCTGCGGAGCGGTCGCGGGCTGGGCGAACGGCACGCCCTGACCGAGGGTGCGGACGCTGAACGCCCGCCCCTGGGTGGAGGTGGTCGCGTCCCCGGGTGGCACGGCGGGCGTGCCGGCGGCCGGGGTGCCGGCGG
This portion of the Streptomyces changanensis genome encodes:
- a CDS encoding VOC family protein; translation: MDIKLSQCFIAVDDHDKALAFYRDALGLEVRNDVAFEGMRWVTVGSSEQPDVEIVLEPPLADPNASPADRQVMAEMLAKGQLRGVIFSTGDCDATFERVRAAGAEVLQEPIDQPYGVRDCAFRDPAGNMVRVTQSRTR
- a CDS encoding GNAT family N-acetyltransferase — encoded protein: MRPDDWHLTEDVDDFLARAGDFLRSRPALHTMPLTVTEKLRTGGAGAHGAGVPLFGRLERAGEVRAAFYRLPSRGLSLTPLTAEHADALAAHLAALGHSLPYVSADHGTATAFTEAWRRHTGAAPTHRKRIRLYRLGTLTPPERCPEGRGRVAGQEDHEHVVRWCGEFCDAVGEAPAVDAASWAGSRFADKRFTFWETPDGTPVSLAGSTAMVGGMVRVDPVHTPAHLRGRGYAGAVTVEVSRAALAAGATDVLLFADPANPTSNGLYRRIGYGPLTDWAVYDFA
- a CDS encoding DUF817 domain-containing protein, encoding MDTIRDALRQLLLFGLLQLRCCAFALALVGGIAVSGLLPELPVARYDLVLAYGVLLAVVARWVGWDTARDTGVIAACHLIGLAFELVKVRLGSWAYPEDAVTKIAGVPLYGGFLYAAVGSYVCRAWHLFDLRVSGYRATATTAVAAAVYVNFFTHHWLPDARWVLAAGLLAVTAGAWVRYTVGGRSHRMPLGLSFVLIGFFLWVAENAATYVGAWSYPHQLNGWQPVALTKFGAWALLISVTFVLVERTRRRGAEAAPTRSGAPAAGIPAHRRRLRNPDRVAAAPPPSGGGARTTPTT
- a CDS encoding long-chain fatty acid--CoA ligase — its product is MLSTMQDVPLTVTRILHHGMSIHGTSQITTWTGGPEPQRRSFAETGARATQLANALRDELGVTGDDRVATLMWNNAEHVEAYLAIPSMGAVLHTLNLRLPAEQLIWIVNHAADKVVLVNGSLLPLLAPLLQHLPTVEHVVVSGAGDRSVLAGAAPRVHDYDELIADRPTTFDWPELDERQAAAMCYTSGTTGDPKGVVYSHRSVYLHSMQVNMAESMGLTDRDTTLVVVPQFHVNAWGLPHATFMTGVNMLMPDRFLQPAPLAEMIEKERPTHAAAVPTIWQGLLAEVTANPRDLSSMASVTIGGAACPPSLMEAYDKLGVRLCHAWGMTETSPLGTMALPPAGLTAEEEWPYRITQGRFPAGVEARLVGPGGDILPWDGESAGELEVRGPWIAGAYYGGSTGEPLRPDDKFSADGWLKTGDVGIISPDGFLTLTDRAKDVIKSGGEWISSVELENALMGHPAVAEAAVVAVPDDRWGERPLATVVLKEGAETDYVALRAFLAEAGVARWQLPERWAIIPAVPKTSVGKFDKKVIRRQYAEGELDVTQL
- a CDS encoding GNAT family N-acetyltransferase; the encoded protein is MPATRPTSTTLVGRHVRLEPLTADHLGDLFAAGGRDEEVWRWQGGPAPRSEAELAEKLDAVLEAAERGEYVPFAVVHRADGRAVGWTCYLDIDADDERLEIGWTWYGRAYWRTAVNTEAKLLLLTHAFDDLGMGRVQLKTDHLNQRSQAAIARLGARREGVLRRHRRRPDGTWRDSVYFSLLADEWPEAKARLAARL
- a CDS encoding DUF1622 domain-containing protein; protein product: MTLSLDLLPEEDLREAIGLLVRLVESAGALIIFVGAAWAFAQFVLGMARDRARTGAFNRIRLRLGRFLVLGLEFQLAGDVLRTAVAPSFAEIGQLAAIAAIRTALNYFLGREIAQERDEIERAGKRAAADGPGPAAGGDHATAATP
- a CDS encoding helix-turn-helix transcriptional regulator, producing the protein MRLEDLVRLRRARDVMDREYARPLDVPTLARGAHMSPGHFSRTFRAAYGETPYGYLMTRRVERAKALLRRGDLSVTEVCFAVGCTSLGSFSSRFTELVGETPSAYRARRHDAGAAVPACVAKVLTRPVRNGVPVRNGEPVRNGEAESTAAS
- a CDS encoding SigE family RNA polymerase sigma factor, coding for MTATTGPVCAGASTAATGYPCFSSYVRARGPLLLRTARSLTANPSDAEDLLQTALTKTFVAWERIEDHRALDGYVRRALVNTRTSQWRKRKVDEFACEELPEPHGVPEPDPAERQVLHDAMWRAVMRLPDRQRAMVVLRYYEDLSEAQTAALLGVSVGTVKSAVSRALGKLRDDPELAPVR